In the genome of Phycisphaerae bacterium, one region contains:
- the rplT gene encoding 50S ribosomal protein L20, whose amino-acid sequence MPRTKGHVAHKKKVNRILKAAKGYYGARSKLLKSARDTVTRAGVYAYRDRRARKRDFRSLWITRITAACRARDISYSRFIAGLKQASVDLNRKMLSEIAIHDSAAFDSLVEMARGAKAAHAA is encoded by the coding sequence ATGCCACGCACCAAGGGACACGTCGCACATAAAAAGAAGGTCAACCGCATCCTCAAGGCGGCCAAGGGCTACTACGGCGCGCGGAGCAAGCTGCTCAAGTCCGCCCGCGACACGGTTACCCGCGCCGGTGTCTATGCCTATCGCGACCGCCGCGCCCGCAAGCGAGACTTCCGCTCGCTGTGGATCACGCGGATTACCGCCGCCTGCCGCGCCCGCGACATCTCCTACAGCCGCTTCATCGCCGGTCTCAAGCAGGCCAGCGTGGATCTGAACCGCAAGATGCTCAGCGAGATCGCGATACATGACTCGGCCGCGTTCGACTCCCTCGTCGAAATGGCCCGCGGTGCCAAGGCCGCCCACGCCGCGTAG
- the rpmI gene encoding 50S ribosomal protein L35: MPKMKRHKGLAKRVRVTANGKVKYKQGNAGHLMSGKSGNRKQKLRGRATLNNPPLAKRIIRALQA; encoded by the coding sequence ATGCCGAAAATGAAACGCCACAAAGGCCTCGCCAAGCGCGTCCGCGTCACGGCAAACGGCAAGGTCAAATACAAGCAAGGCAACGCCGGTCACCTGATGAGCGGCAAGTCGGGCAATCGCAAACAGAAGCTGCGCGGTCGGGCGACCCTCAACAACCCGCCGCTGGCGAAGAGGATCATTCGCGCTTTGCAGGCGTAG